The stretch of DNA TCGGTTCCTGGCAGGCCATTCGTGACGCCGATGTGGCCGAGCTGACCGAGGTGATCTCGCCCTCGAGCTTTGCCGAGGCCAAGGCCCCCAACATTCAGCGGGTGCTGACCCGCATTTTCGAGGAGCGTGGCGAAGCGGACCTGGGTTTTCTGGCGGACCTGCCGGTCGAGCAGGGGTTGGAGTGGCTGCTGTCACTGCCCGGGGTGGGCTTGAAAACCGCCTCGCTGGTGCTGTTGTTCTGCTTCGCCAAGCCGGTGCTGCCGGTGGACACCCACGTGCACCGGGTCAGCCAGCGGGTGGGGCTGATCGCTCCCCGACTTAACCCGACCGCGGCGCATGCGCCGCTGCTGGCCCTGCTGCCCGCTGATCCGTATGTCCTCTACAACTTTCATATGGCGCTGCTGCGGCACGGCCAGAAGATCTGTGTGTTCCGTGACCCGCACTGCGAACGCTGCCCGCTGCCCGATCTGTGCGACTGGTATCAAACCCACCGGGCAGGCCATCCCCCACAGGAGGAAAACGCATGACCCCAGCGAACCCCAAGAGCGTCCCCTGGTACGAGTCGGCCGTGATTTACGTGGTCGATGTGAAGTCTTACTGCGACTCGAACGGGGATGGCTGGGGCGACCTGCGCGGGCTGATCTCCCGGCTGGACCACGTGCAGGATCTGGGCGTGGACGTGCTGTGGCTACAGCCCATCTATGCCTCGCCGTTTCAGGACAACGGCTACGACGTGGCCGACTACCTGCGCATCGACCCACGCCTGGGGAACGACGCCGATTTCGATGCGCTCATGGACGCGGCGCGCGAGCGGGGGCTGCGGGTCATCTTGGACCTGCCGCTGAACCACACCTCGAACCAGCACGCCTGGTTCCAGCAGGCGCGCGCTGACCGCCATTCCGAGTACCGCGACTACTACCTGTGGCGCGAGACCCTGCCCGAGAATCCCTCGCCCTACGTG from Deinobacterium chartae encodes:
- a CDS encoding endonuclease III domain-containing protein yields the protein MEAEPQDRAREAMEVYRRLVELHGARPLVPRRDPLHELISTMLSQRTNWRNEDLAYRRMWERFGSWQAIRDADVAELTEVISPSSFAEAKAPNIQRVLTRIFEERGEADLGFLADLPVEQGLEWLLSLPGVGLKTASLVLLFCFAKPVLPVDTHVHRVSQRVGLIAPRLNPTAAHAPLLALLPADPYVLYNFHMALLRHGQKICVFRDPHCERCPLPDLCDWYQTHRAGHPPQEENA